A window from Mycolicibacterium tokaiense encodes these proteins:
- the sufU gene encoding Fe-S cluster assembly sulfur transfer protein SufU — protein MRLEQMYQEVILDHYKHPHHRGLREPFGAEVHHVNPTCGDEVTLRVALSADGEQVTDISYDGQGCSISQAATSVLTDQVIGQTVGDALKTVAAFSEMVSSRGTIEGDEDVLGDGIAFAGVAKYPARVKCALLGWMAFKDALVQAKEKVQ, from the coding sequence ATGAGACTGGAACAGATGTACCAGGAAGTGATCCTGGATCATTACAAACACCCGCACCACCGCGGCCTGCGCGAGCCGTTCGGCGCCGAGGTGCACCATGTCAACCCGACCTGCGGCGACGAGGTGACACTGCGGGTGGCGCTGTCCGCCGACGGGGAGCAGGTGACCGACATCTCCTACGACGGGCAGGGCTGTTCCATCAGCCAGGCCGCGACATCGGTGCTCACCGACCAGGTGATCGGGCAGACGGTGGGCGACGCCCTCAAGACCGTGGCTGCCTTCTCCGAGATGGTGTCGTCCCGCGGCACCATCGAGGGTGACGAGGATGTACTGGGTGACGGCATTGCCTTCGCGGGGGTGGCGAAGTACCCGGCGCGCGTGAAGTGTGCGCTGCTGGGATGGATGGCATTCAAGGACGCGTTGGTGCAGGCGAAGGAGAAGGTGCAGTGA
- a CDS encoding helix-turn-helix transcriptional regulator: MTIQTHPVRVTLLDRLRQLRHTGVVKFHPEVPRAHDAMPATQDGHTRKAVIRLLVESGSITASAIGDRLGLSAAGVRRHLDALIEAGDAEANAAAAWQQEGRGRPAKRYRLTPAGRAKLEHAYDDLASAAMRQLREIGGDEAIQTFARRRIDSILAEVPPSADVEDGADRVADAFTKAGYVTTTAKVGGGVQICQHHCPVSHVAEEFPELCDAEAKAMAEVLGTHVQRLATIVNGDCACTTHVPLTS, translated from the coding sequence GTGACAATTCAGACGCACCCGGTAAGGGTGACCTTGCTAGACCGCCTCCGGCAATTGCGTCACACTGGTGTTGTGAAATTCCACCCTGAGGTTCCGCGTGCGCATGACGCCATGCCGGCCACCCAGGACGGACACACCCGCAAGGCCGTCATCCGCCTGCTGGTCGAGTCGGGTTCGATCACCGCCAGCGCGATCGGCGACCGGCTCGGACTGTCCGCGGCGGGGGTGCGACGCCATCTCGACGCGTTGATCGAGGCCGGCGATGCCGAAGCCAATGCGGCCGCTGCCTGGCAGCAGGAGGGCCGCGGCCGGCCCGCCAAGCGCTACCGGCTGACCCCGGCGGGTCGGGCCAAGTTGGAGCACGCCTACGACGACCTGGCCTCGGCGGCCATGCGCCAGCTTCGCGAGATCGGCGGCGACGAGGCCATCCAGACCTTCGCGCGTCGGCGGATCGACTCGATCCTGGCCGAGGTGCCGCCCAGTGCCGACGTCGAGGACGGCGCCGACCGGGTGGCCGACGCGTTCACCAAGGCCGGCTACGTCACCACCACCGCGAAGGTGGGCGGCGGCGTCCAGATCTGCCAGCACCACTGCCCGGTGTCGCACGTCGCCGAGGAGTTCCCGGAGCTGTGCGACGCCGAGGCCAAGGCCATGGCCGAGGTGCTGGGCACCCACGTCCAGCGTTTGGCCACGATCGTCAACGGCGACTGCGCCTGTACCACCCACGTGCCGCTCACCAGCTGA
- the mptB gene encoding polyprenol phosphomannose-dependent alpha 1,6 mannosyltransferase MptB — translation MAGRRRSWSSSIAGWHGDERPVGSPLNEDETVAMRRTRWFGATGTVLMAIGALGAGARPVVQDPTFGVRLLNLPSRIQTVSLTMTTTGAVMMALAWLMLGRFALGKRKMSRGQLDRTLVLWTLPLLMAPPMYSKDVYSYLAQSQIARNGQDPYSVGPAPGLGLDHVFTLSVPSLWRETPAPYGPLFLWLGEGISALTGENIVWAVLFHRLVVLLGVGLIVWATPRLARRCGVAEVSALWLGPTNPLLFMHLVAGIHNEALMLGLMLAGTEFALRGIEGTRRLIPRPLQLPRARAQWAAWAPLGMLVAGTVLITMSSQVKLPSLLALGFVAMALACRWGGTVKAFLLASCSLGAVSLAVMTLIGWASGLGFGWLFTLGTANVVRSWMSPPTLIALGTGQVGILLGLGDHTTAVLGLTRAIGVLIITVVVSWLLLSVLRGRLHPVGGLGVALGATLLLSPVVQPWYLLWAIIPLACWATKPGFRTAAIVGTLVVGIFGPTANGDRFALFQIVDATVASTVIILILIALTFRRLPWRAVAPPVTETDPPEPAPSSAGAPAATRVAPDAYAESP, via the coding sequence ATGGCCGGCCGTCGACGTTCGTGGAGTTCGTCGATCGCGGGCTGGCACGGCGACGAACGTCCCGTCGGCTCGCCTCTGAACGAGGACGAGACCGTCGCCATGCGGCGCACCCGGTGGTTCGGCGCCACCGGCACGGTACTGATGGCCATCGGCGCCCTCGGTGCGGGCGCGCGGCCGGTGGTGCAGGACCCCACCTTCGGGGTCAGGCTCCTCAATTTGCCGTCGCGAATCCAGACCGTCTCGCTGACCATGACCACCACCGGTGCGGTGATGATGGCGCTGGCCTGGCTGATGCTGGGCCGCTTCGCGCTCGGCAAGCGCAAGATGTCGCGCGGCCAGCTGGACCGCACGCTGGTGCTGTGGACGCTGCCCCTGCTGATGGCGCCCCCGATGTACAGCAAGGACGTCTACTCGTATCTGGCGCAGAGCCAGATCGCCCGCAACGGTCAGGACCCCTACAGCGTGGGCCCGGCGCCTGGCCTGGGTCTCGACCACGTGTTCACGCTCTCGGTGCCCAGCCTGTGGCGCGAGACTCCGGCCCCCTACGGTCCGCTGTTCCTGTGGCTGGGTGAAGGCATCTCGGCGCTGACCGGGGAGAACATCGTCTGGGCGGTGCTGTTCCACCGGCTGGTGGTACTGCTGGGCGTCGGGCTCATCGTCTGGGCCACTCCCCGCCTGGCGCGGCGCTGCGGGGTGGCCGAGGTGTCCGCCCTGTGGCTCGGGCCCACCAATCCCCTGCTGTTCATGCACCTGGTGGCCGGCATCCACAACGAGGCGCTGATGCTGGGCCTGATGCTGGCCGGCACCGAGTTCGCCCTGCGCGGCATCGAGGGCACTCGCCGACTGATCCCCCGGCCGCTGCAACTGCCGCGCGCCCGGGCGCAGTGGGCCGCCTGGGCGCCTCTGGGGATGCTGGTCGCCGGCACCGTGCTGATCACGATGTCGTCGCAGGTCAAACTCCCGTCGCTGCTGGCGTTGGGGTTCGTCGCGATGGCGCTGGCCTGTCGTTGGGGCGGCACCGTGAAGGCGTTCCTCCTGGCCAGCTGCAGTTTGGGCGCGGTGTCACTGGCCGTCATGACGCTCATCGGATGGGCCAGCGGCCTGGGCTTCGGCTGGCTGTTCACCCTGGGCACCGCCAATGTGGTGCGCAGCTGGATGTCCCCGCCCACCCTGATCGCGCTGGGCACCGGACAGGTCGGCATCCTGTTGGGCCTCGGCGATCACACCACCGCGGTGCTGGGCCTCACCCGCGCCATCGGGGTGCTCATCATCACCGTGGTGGTGAGTTGGCTGCTGCTCTCGGTGCTGCGGGGTCGGCTACACCCGGTGGGCGGGCTCGGTGTCGCCCTCGGCGCGACGCTGCTGCTGTCGCCCGTCGTACAGCCCTGGTACCTGCTCTGGGCGATCATCCCGCTGGCGTGCTGGGCCACCAAACCCGGCTTCCGGACGGCGGCGATCGTCGGCACCCTGGTGGTCGGCATCTTCGGCCCCACCGCCAACGGGGACCGGTTCGCGTTGTTCCAGATCGTCGACGCGACAGTCGCCAGCACCGTCATCATCCTCATCCTCATCGCCCTCACCTTCCGCAGGCTGCCCTGGCGTGCGGTGGCGCCGCCGGTCACCGAGACCGACCCGCCCGAACCCGCCCCCAGCTCTGCCGGAGCACCAGCAGCAACCCGCGTCGCCCCCGACGCCTACGCTGAGTCCCCGTGA
- the sufB gene encoding Fe-S cluster assembly protein SufB, producing the protein MTLTPETPLTQEETIASLGNYGYGWSDSDVAGASAQRGLSEAVVRDISAKKSEPEWMLDVRLKALRTFDKKPMPNWGSELDGIDFDNIKYFVRSSEKQAATWDDLPADIKNTYDKLGIPEAEKQRLVSGVAAQYESEVVYHSIREDLEAQGVIFLDTDSGLREHPELFRQYFGTVIPAGDNKFSALNTAVWSGGSFIYVPKGVHVDIPLQAYFRINTENMGQFERTLIIADEGSYVHYVEGCTAPIYKSDSLHSAVVEIVVKPGARVRYTTIQNWSNNVYNLVTKRARAEAGATMEWIDGNIGSKVTMKYPAVWMTGEHAKGEVLSVAFAGEGQHQDTGAKMLHLAPNTSSNIVSKSVARGGGRASYRGLVQVNKGAHGSKSSVKCDALLVDTVSRSDTYPYVDIREDDVTMGHEATVSKVSEDQMFYLMSRGLTEDEAMAMVVRGFVEPIAKELPMEYALELNRLIELQMEGAVG; encoded by the coding sequence ATGACACTCACACCGGAGACGCCGTTGACTCAAGAGGAGACCATCGCCTCCCTGGGTAACTACGGCTACGGCTGGTCCGACTCCGATGTCGCAGGCGCCAGCGCCCAGCGCGGGCTGTCCGAGGCCGTGGTCCGCGACATCTCGGCCAAGAAGAGCGAGCCCGAGTGGATGCTCGACGTGCGCCTCAAGGCGCTGCGCACCTTCGACAAGAAGCCGATGCCGAACTGGGGTTCGGAGCTCGACGGCATCGACTTCGACAACATCAAGTACTTCGTGCGCTCGAGCGAGAAGCAGGCGGCCACCTGGGACGACCTGCCCGCCGACATCAAGAACACCTACGACAAGCTGGGTATCCCGGAAGCGGAGAAGCAGCGGCTGGTCTCCGGTGTGGCCGCCCAGTACGAGTCCGAGGTGGTCTACCACTCGATTCGCGAGGACCTCGAGGCCCAGGGCGTGATCTTCCTGGACACCGATTCCGGGCTGCGGGAGCATCCCGAGTTGTTCCGGCAGTACTTCGGCACGGTGATCCCGGCCGGAGACAACAAGTTCTCCGCGCTGAACACCGCCGTGTGGTCGGGTGGCTCTTTCATCTACGTGCCCAAGGGTGTCCACGTCGATATCCCGCTGCAGGCCTACTTCCGGATCAACACCGAGAACATGGGCCAGTTCGAGCGCACCCTGATCATCGCCGACGAGGGCTCCTACGTGCACTACGTCGAGGGCTGCACCGCGCCGATCTACAAGTCGGACTCGCTGCACTCGGCCGTGGTGGAGATCGTGGTGAAACCCGGTGCGCGCGTGCGGTACACCACCATCCAGAACTGGTCGAACAACGTCTACAACCTGGTGACCAAGCGGGCCCGCGCCGAGGCCGGCGCCACCATGGAGTGGATCGACGGCAACATCGGCTCCAAGGTCACCATGAAATACCCGGCCGTGTGGATGACCGGTGAGCACGCCAAGGGTGAGGTGCTCTCGGTGGCGTTCGCCGGCGAAGGCCAGCACCAGGACACCGGTGCCAAGATGCTGCACCTGGCGCCGAACACGTCGAGCAACATCGTCTCCAAGTCGGTGGCCCGCGGCGGCGGCCGGGCGTCCTACCGCGGCCTGGTGCAGGTCAACAAGGGCGCACACGGCTCCAAGTCCAGCGTGAAATGTGATGCGCTGCTGGTGGATACCGTCAGCCGTTCCGACACCTACCCGTACGTCGACATCCGCGAGGACGACGTGACGATGGGGCACGAGGCCACCGTCTCCAAGGTCAGCGAGGATCAGATGTTCTATCTGATGAGCCGCGGCCTCACCGAGGACGAGGCCATGGCGATGGTGGTGCGCGGCTTCGTCGAGCCCATCGCCAAGGAGCTGCCGATGGAGTACGCGCTGGAGCTCAACCGCCTGATCGAACTGCAGATGGAAGGCGCTGTCGGCTAA
- a CDS encoding cysteine desulfurase: MTTSVGMPLDAAELSRIRADFPILSRVMRGGNQLAYLDSGATSQRPLLVLDAEREFLLNSNGAVHRGAHQLMEEATDAYEQGRADIAAFVGADDDELVFTKNATESINLVSYAVGDTRFEGAIGPGDVIVTTELEHHANLIPWQELARRTGATLKWYSVTDDGRIDLDSLQLDERVKLVAFTHHSNVTGAVAPVAELVQRAHAVGALTLLDACQSVPHQPVDFHALGVDFAAFSGHKMLGPNGIGVLYGRRELLNALPPFITGGSMIETVTMEATTYAPAPQRFEAGTPMTSQVVGLAAAARYLGAIGMPAVEAHEAALVSAALDGLSAVPGVRIIGPAAAELRGSPVSFVVDGIHAHDVGQVLDDDGVAVRVGHHCAWPLHRRFGVAATARASFAVYNTLDEVDRLVAGVKRAVDFFA; this comes from the coding sequence ATGACCACATCCGTCGGTATGCCGCTGGATGCCGCGGAGCTCAGCCGGATCAGGGCCGACTTCCCGATCCTGTCCCGGGTGATGCGGGGCGGAAACCAGTTGGCCTATCTGGATTCCGGTGCCACCTCACAACGTCCGCTGCTGGTCCTCGACGCCGAGCGGGAGTTCCTGCTGAACTCCAACGGCGCCGTGCACCGGGGCGCTCACCAGTTGATGGAAGAGGCCACCGACGCCTACGAGCAGGGTCGCGCCGACATCGCGGCCTTCGTCGGCGCCGACGACGACGAGCTGGTGTTCACCAAGAACGCCACCGAGTCCATCAACCTGGTGTCGTATGCGGTGGGGGACACTCGGTTCGAGGGTGCCATCGGCCCGGGTGATGTCATCGTCACCACCGAGTTGGAACATCACGCCAACCTGATCCCGTGGCAGGAACTGGCCCGGCGTACCGGCGCCACCCTGAAGTGGTATTCGGTGACCGATGACGGGCGCATCGACCTGGACTCGCTGCAACTCGACGAGCGGGTCAAACTCGTCGCTTTCACCCACCATTCCAACGTCACCGGTGCCGTGGCGCCGGTGGCCGAACTCGTCCAACGCGCGCACGCCGTCGGTGCCCTGACGCTGCTCGATGCATGCCAGTCGGTGCCGCACCAGCCGGTGGACTTCCACGCACTCGGGGTGGACTTCGCCGCGTTCTCCGGGCACAAGATGCTGGGGCCCAACGGGATCGGCGTGCTCTACGGCCGCCGTGAGCTGCTGAACGCATTGCCGCCGTTCATCACCGGCGGTTCGATGATCGAGACCGTCACCATGGAGGCCACCACCTACGCGCCGGCACCGCAGCGCTTCGAAGCGGGCACCCCGATGACCTCTCAGGTGGTCGGACTGGCCGCGGCCGCCCGGTATCTCGGCGCCATCGGCATGCCCGCGGTGGAAGCGCACGAGGCTGCGCTGGTGTCTGCCGCGCTGGACGGTCTGTCAGCCGTGCCCGGGGTCCGGATCATCGGGCCGGCGGCGGCGGAGTTGCGCGGGTCGCCGGTCTCGTTTGTGGTGGACGGTATCCACGCCCACGACGTCGGGCAGGTGCTCGACGACGACGGAGTGGCCGTGCGGGTGGGGCATCACTGCGCGTGGCCGCTGCACCGCCGATTCGGTGTGGCTGCGACGGCCAGGGCGTCGTTTGCGGTGTACAACACCCTCGACGAGGTGGACCGCTTGGTGGCCGGGGTGAAGCGGGCGGTCGATTTCTTCGCATGA
- a CDS encoding ABC transporter ATP-binding protein, which translates to MSSTAPVPLRLRGVTKRYGAVIAVNGLDLEVQRAEVLALLGPNGAGKTTTVEMCEGFLRPDGGTIEVLGLDPFADNARLRARIGVMLQGGGGYPAARAGEMLNLVAAYAANPLDPKWLLDTLGLTDAARTTYRRLSGGQQQRLALACALVGRPELVFLDEPTAGMDAHARLVVWELIDGLRRDGVTVVLTTHQLKEAEELADRLIIIDRGKAVAEGTPAELMRSGAEDQLRFTAPRKLDLALLVSALPENYRAVEIAPGEYLVEGHIDPQVLATVTAWCARLNVLATDMRVEQRSLEDVFLDLTGRELR; encoded by the coding sequence GTGAGCTCGACTGCACCCGTGCCCCTGCGACTGCGCGGGGTCACCAAGCGCTATGGCGCGGTCATCGCCGTCAACGGTCTGGACCTCGAGGTGCAGCGCGCCGAAGTGCTGGCCCTGCTGGGCCCCAACGGCGCGGGCAAGACCACCACCGTGGAGATGTGCGAAGGCTTCCTGCGCCCTGACGGCGGCACCATCGAGGTCCTGGGCCTGGATCCGTTCGCCGACAATGCGCGGCTGCGGGCTCGCATCGGGGTGATGCTGCAGGGTGGGGGCGGTTATCCGGCCGCACGGGCCGGCGAGATGCTGAACCTGGTGGCCGCCTACGCCGCCAACCCGCTGGACCCGAAGTGGCTGCTGGACACCCTGGGCCTCACCGACGCTGCCCGCACCACCTACCGGCGGCTGTCCGGGGGGCAGCAGCAGCGCCTGGCGCTGGCCTGCGCCCTGGTGGGCCGGCCGGAGCTGGTGTTCCTCGACGAGCCCACCGCCGGCATGGACGCCCACGCCCGCCTGGTGGTGTGGGAGCTGATCGACGGTCTGCGCCGCGACGGGGTCACCGTCGTTCTGACCACTCATCAGCTCAAGGAGGCCGAGGAGCTGGCCGACCGGCTGATCATCATCGACCGCGGCAAGGCCGTGGCCGAGGGCACTCCCGCGGAGCTGATGCGCAGCGGCGCCGAAGATCAGCTGCGTTTCACCGCGCCCCGGAAGCTGGACCTCGCCCTGCTGGTCAGCGCGTTGCCGGAGAACTACCGTGCCGTCGAGATCGCCCCGGGCGAGTACCTGGTCGAAGGCCACATCGATCCGCAGGTGCTGGCCACCGTGACGGCGTGGTGTGCCCGGCTGAACGTGCTGGCCACCGACATGCGGGTGGAACAGCGCAGCCTCGAAGACGTATTCCTCGATCTGACCGGACGGGAGTTGCGGTGA
- the sufD gene encoding Fe-S cluster assembly protein SufD: MTQNLTDAVEGIVKNKGELFASFDVNAFEVPGGRDELWRFTPLKRLRGLHDGSATASGSLTVAVSENPGVTVETVGRDDVRLGQGGTPTDRVAAQAYSSFESATVITVGRDTEVADPIVITVDGPGADAVAYGHLQIRVEELSRATAVVDLRGSGVVADNVEIIVGDAATLGVIWIADWADDTVHVSSHHATLGKDARLSHVNVTLGGDVVRTAAAVRFTAQGGDAQLLGTYFADDGQFFESRLLVDHAVPNCKSDVLYKGALQGDPDSKKPDAHTVWIGDVLIRAEATGTDTFEVNRNLVLTDGARADSVPNLEIETGEIVGAGHASATGRFDDEQLFYLRARGIPEAQARRLVVRGFFNEIIAKIAVPAVRERLTEAIERELAITESRSS, translated from the coding sequence ATGACCCAGAATCTGACCGATGCCGTCGAAGGCATCGTCAAGAACAAGGGCGAGCTGTTCGCCTCGTTCGACGTCAACGCATTCGAGGTGCCCGGCGGGCGCGACGAGCTGTGGCGTTTCACCCCGCTCAAGCGGCTGCGCGGCCTGCACGACGGCTCCGCTACCGCGTCGGGGTCCCTCACGGTCGCCGTGTCGGAGAACCCCGGTGTCACCGTGGAGACCGTGGGCCGCGACGACGTCCGCCTGGGACAGGGTGGTACCCCCACCGATCGTGTTGCAGCGCAGGCGTATTCGTCCTTCGAGTCCGCCACCGTGATCACCGTCGGCCGCGATACCGAGGTGGCCGACCCCATCGTGATCACCGTCGACGGTCCCGGCGCGGACGCGGTGGCCTACGGCCACCTGCAGATCCGGGTCGAGGAGCTGTCCCGCGCCACCGCGGTGGTGGATCTGCGCGGCAGCGGCGTGGTGGCCGACAACGTCGAGATCATCGTCGGTGACGCCGCGACGCTGGGGGTCATCTGGATCGCCGACTGGGCCGACGACACCGTGCACGTCAGCTCGCACCACGCCACTCTCGGCAAGGACGCCCGGCTCAGCCACGTCAACGTGACCCTGGGCGGCGACGTGGTGCGGACCGCGGCCGCCGTCCGCTTCACCGCCCAAGGCGGCGACGCCCAGCTGCTGGGCACCTACTTCGCCGACGACGGCCAGTTCTTCGAGTCCCGGCTGCTGGTGGACCACGCTGTCCCGAACTGCAAGTCCGACGTGCTGTACAAGGGTGCGCTGCAGGGTGATCCGGACTCGAAGAAGCCCGACGCCCACACCGTGTGGATCGGCGACGTCCTGATCCGCGCCGAGGCCACCGGCACGGACACCTTCGAGGTCAATCGCAACCTGGTGCTCACCGACGGTGCCCGTGCGGACTCGGTGCCCAACCTGGAGATCGAGACCGGCGAGATCGTCGGCGCCGGACACGCCAGTGCCACCGGACGTTTCGACGACGAGCAGCTGTTCTACCTGCGCGCCCGCGGCATCCCCGAAGCGCAGGCCCGCCGACTGGTGGTGCGCGGCTTCTTCAACGAGATCATCGCGAAGATCGCCGTGCCCGCCGTGCGCGAGCGCCTCACCGAAGCCATCGAACGAGAACTGGCCATCACCGAATCGAGAAGCAGTTAA
- a CDS encoding metal-sulfur cluster assembly factor, giving the protein MLADLEEAMRDVVDPELGINVVDLGLVYGLDVEEADAGKVALIDMTLTSAACPLTDVIEDQSRTALVGAGLVKDIKINWVWNPPWGPDKITEDGREQLRALGFTV; this is encoded by the coding sequence ATGCTGGCCGATCTCGAAGAGGCCATGCGCGACGTGGTGGATCCCGAGCTCGGTATCAACGTGGTGGACCTCGGCCTGGTGTACGGGCTTGACGTCGAAGAGGCCGACGCCGGCAAGGTGGCGCTGATCGACATGACGCTCACGTCGGCTGCCTGCCCGCTGACCGACGTCATCGAGGATCAGTCCCGCACCGCCTTGGTGGGCGCCGGACTGGTCAAGGACATCAAGATCAACTGGGTGTGGAACCCGCCTTGGGGGCCGGACAAGATCACCGAGGACGGCCGCGAGCAGTTGCGGGCGCTCGGCTTCACGGTCTGA
- a CDS encoding glycoside hydrolase family 16 protein — MAARSRTNAQASARTKKRKKAARRQPLPCTYWLGVGVVAAGLGVAMGTAGMAAATDGSSGGTTSSSAASSSASDSGSESSGSDSTSSDSTGTDSTDADSTDSDSEDADSTDSDSEDTDAGDADADADDADDDVDEADDETDGDDETATDDDTTTDDDTNAGTSVEPVAATTPSRDHQSIPAEESEDAPAPAVDTQAPAEVEPAEAAPAPESVQTPEAVTTPTTAVTTRATAVSTAKISNADAALVAGHVTLGTMIVDVMTWIGLGPSPSAATLLPIRMPGFVESFWVSLRTQMYGSNPGPNPGNPGPNPGDPGNPGNPGTPGTGLPDTEDLPLVWETNFTSIEEALKYWGVQTGRWGQSAGENQYYTDFENVYLNDEGHVVIVTRQETAPDGLGAPNNYTSTRLVTYGKASVTVGQRIVARIQMPYTQGSLPAFWTVGLEPGHEFDWPRQGEIDIVELPGFGNVDGSKHWTGNIHGPAQGNNTVDVKLHGNGADMGVDLSQGFHDYGIDWHADRIVWHVDGKQVGEITKQQYEALGGDWTPFSGKWPHYLILNNAVGNPWTGDPDKTSVFPMEMKIDWVKVYEL; from the coding sequence ATGGCTGCTCGCTCTCGCACGAATGCGCAAGCATCGGCGCGCACCAAGAAACGCAAGAAGGCTGCTCGCAGGCAGCCGTTGCCCTGCACCTACTGGCTGGGTGTCGGGGTCGTCGCTGCCGGTCTCGGCGTGGCGATGGGCACCGCCGGGATGGCGGCGGCGACCGACGGCTCTTCCGGGGGCACGACATCCAGCAGTGCGGCGTCGAGCAGTGCATCCGATTCGGGCAGTGAGTCCTCCGGCAGTGACTCGACCAGCAGTGACTCCACGGGCACCGACTCCACGGATGCTGATTCCACGGACTCCGATTCCGAGGACGCTGATTCCACGGACTCCGATTCGGAGGACACTGATGCGGGGGACGCCGACGCCGACGCCGACGACGCTGATGACGACGTGGACGAGGCCGATGACGAGACGGACGGCGACGACGAGACGGCCACCGACGACGACACGACCACCGACGACGACACGAACGCCGGGACGTCGGTTGAGCCGGTCGCCGCGACCACGCCGAGTCGCGACCATCAGTCCATTCCCGCGGAGGAGTCCGAGGACGCCCCGGCTCCTGCGGTCGACACGCAGGCGCCCGCCGAGGTGGAGCCCGCCGAGGCCGCGCCGGCCCCCGAGAGTGTGCAGACGCCCGAGGCCGTCACCACACCCACCACGGCGGTGACCACCAGGGCCACTGCCGTGAGCACGGCCAAGATCAGCAATGCCGACGCCGCGCTGGTTGCCGGCCATGTGACGCTGGGAACCATGATCGTCGACGTCATGACGTGGATCGGTCTGGGTCCGTCGCCGTCGGCGGCCACCCTGTTGCCGATCAGGATGCCGGGATTCGTGGAGTCCTTCTGGGTGTCGCTGCGCACGCAGATGTACGGCAGCAACCCGGGGCCCAACCCCGGCAACCCGGGGCCGAACCCCGGTGATCCGGGAAACCCAGGCAATCCCGGAACCCCAGGAACAGGATTGCCCGACACCGAGGACCTGCCGCTGGTGTGGGAGACCAACTTCACCAGCATCGAGGAGGCGCTGAAGTACTGGGGCGTGCAGACCGGCCGCTGGGGCCAGTCGGCGGGGGAGAACCAGTACTACACCGACTTCGAGAACGTCTACCTCAACGACGAGGGCCACGTCGTCATCGTCACCCGGCAGGAGACCGCGCCCGACGGCCTCGGCGCACCCAACAACTACACCTCCACCCGTCTGGTCACCTACGGCAAGGCGTCGGTGACGGTGGGCCAGCGCATCGTGGCCCGGATCCAGATGCCCTACACCCAGGGCAGCCTGCCGGCGTTCTGGACGGTCGGCCTCGAGCCCGGGCACGAGTTCGACTGGCCGCGGCAGGGCGAGATCGACATCGTGGAACTGCCGGGCTTCGGCAACGTCGACGGCAGCAAGCACTGGACCGGCAACATCCACGGCCCGGCCCAGGGCAACAACACCGTCGACGTCAAGCTGCACGGCAACGGCGCCGACATGGGTGTCGACCTGTCCCAGGGCTTCCACGACTACGGCATCGACTGGCACGCCGACCGGATCGTCTGGCACGTCGACGGCAAGCAGGTCGGCGAGATCACCAAGCAGCAGTACGAGGCGCTCGGCGGCGACTGGACCCCGTTCTCCGGCAAGTGGCCGCACTACCTGATCCTCAACAACGCGGTGGGCAACCCCTGGACCGGCGATCCCGACAAGACCTCGGTGTTCCCGATGGAGATGAAGATCGACTGGGTCAAGGTCTACGAGCTCTGA
- the sufC gene encoding Fe-S cluster assembly ATPase SufC produces MTTLEIKDLHASVFTAEGDEVPILKGVDLTVKSGETHAVMGPNGSGKSTLSYAIAGHPKYTVTSGSITLDGQDVLEMSVDERARAGLFLAMQYPVEVPGVSMSNFLRTAATAVRGEAPKLRHWVKEVKSAMSDLDIDAAFGERSVNEGFSGGEKKRHEILQLGLLKPKIAILDETDSGLDVDALRVVSEGVNRYKETEDGGVLLITHYTRILRYIQPQFVHVFVAGRIVESGGPELADELEANGYERFAQAAAGA; encoded by the coding sequence ATGACCACTCTGGAAATCAAGGACCTGCACGCCTCCGTCTTCACCGCCGAAGGTGACGAGGTGCCCATCCTCAAGGGCGTCGACCTGACCGTGAAATCCGGCGAGACCCATGCGGTCATGGGCCCCAACGGCTCCGGCAAGTCCACCCTGTCCTATGCCATTGCCGGCCACCCCAAGTACACCGTGACCTCGGGGTCGATCACCCTGGACGGGCAGGACGTCCTGGAGATGAGCGTCGACGAGCGGGCTCGCGCCGGACTTTTCCTCGCGATGCAGTACCCGGTTGAGGTGCCCGGGGTGTCGATGTCGAACTTCCTGCGCACCGCGGCCACCGCCGTGCGGGGCGAGGCGCCGAAGCTGCGGCACTGGGTCAAAGAGGTCAAATCCGCCATGAGCGACCTCGACATCGACGCCGCCTTCGGCGAACGCAGTGTCAACGAGGGCTTTTCCGGCGGCGAGAAGAAGCGCCACGAGATCCTGCAGCTGGGGCTGCTGAAGCCGAAGATCGCCATCCTGGACGAAACCGATTCCGGCCTGGATGTCGATGCCCTGCGCGTGGTCAGCGAAGGGGTGAACCGCTACAAGGAGACCGAGGATGGCGGCGTCCTGCTGATCACCCATTACACCCGCATCCTGCGCTACATCCAGCCGCAGTTCGTGCACGTGTTCGTGGCCGGACGCATCGTCGAGTCCGGCGGCCCCGAATTGGCCGACGAGCTGGAGGCCAACGGTTACGAGCGCTTCGCCCAGGCAGCCGCTGGGGCCTAG